In Pseudomonas fluorescens, one genomic interval encodes:
- a CDS encoding SDR family oxidoreductase: protein MQNRMMITGAGSGLGREIALRWAREGWQLALSDVSEAGLQETLKLVREAGGDGFTQRCDVRDYSQLTAFAQACEVKLGGIDVIVNNAGVASGGFFSELSLEDWDWQIAINLMGVVKGCKAFLPLLEQSKGKIINIASMAALMQGPAMSNYNVAKAGVVALSESLLIELAQQEVSVHVVCPSFFQTNLLDSFRGPTPAMKAQVGKLLESSPITAADIADYIYQQVAAGEFMILPHEQGRMAWAIKQKNPQLIYNEMTTMADKMRAKARQTNG from the coding sequence ATGCAAAATCGCATGATGATCACGGGTGCGGGCTCAGGTTTGGGTCGCGAAATCGCGCTGCGCTGGGCGCGTGAAGGCTGGCAGCTGGCCTTGTCCGACGTCAGCGAAGCTGGCCTGCAGGAAACCCTGAAGCTGGTGCGCGAGGCCGGTGGTGACGGTTTCACCCAACGTTGCGATGTGCGTGACTACAGCCAGCTCACCGCGTTTGCCCAGGCTTGCGAGGTGAAGCTCGGCGGTATCGATGTCATCGTCAACAACGCCGGTGTGGCGTCCGGCGGATTCTTCAGCGAACTGTCGCTGGAGGATTGGGACTGGCAGATCGCGATCAACCTGATGGGGGTGGTCAAGGGCTGCAAGGCGTTCCTGCCGCTGCTCGAACAGAGCAAAGGCAAGATCATCAACATCGCTTCGATGGCTGCACTGATGCAAGGCCCGGCGATGAGCAACTACAACGTGGCCAAGGCCGGTGTAGTGGCGCTGTCGGAAAGTTTGCTGATCGAACTGGCGCAGCAGGAAGTCAGCGTGCATGTGGTCTGCCCGTCGTTCTTCCAGACCAACTTGCTCGACTCGTTCCGTGGCCCGACCCCGGCCATGAAAGCCCAAGTCGGCAAGTTGCTGGAAAGTTCGCCGATCACGGCTGCCGACATTGCAGACTATATCTACCAGCAAGTGGCTGCCGGCGAATTCATGATCCTGCCGCACGAGCAGGGGCGCATGGCCTGGGCGATCAAACAGAAGAACCCGCAACTGATCTACAACGAAATGACCACCATGGCCGATAAAATGCGCGCCAAGGCCAGACAAACCAACGGCTGA
- a CDS encoding YkgJ family cysteine cluster protein, which yields MKCREGCGACCIAPSISSAIPGMPNGKPAGERCVQLSVENLCSIFGQPERPAVCSGFAADVEVCGSSSEEAIKLIGWWEQMTAA from the coding sequence ATGAAATGCCGTGAAGGCTGTGGCGCTTGCTGCATTGCCCCTTCCATCAGCTCTGCCATTCCGGGCATGCCCAACGGCAAACCTGCCGGCGAACGTTGCGTGCAACTCTCGGTCGAAAACCTGTGCAGCATTTTCGGTCAGCCGGAGCGTCCGGCGGTCTGTTCAGGATTTGCCGCCGATGTCGAAGTCTGTGGCAGCAGCTCCGAGGAAGCGATCAAACTGATCGGCTGGTGGGAGCAGATGACGGCGGCGTGA
- a CDS encoding translation initiation factor 2: MKAILPAVWILLGVLTMGHAPGVMAAAVQEKPATSTPASKSAASKKAVADKKAPAKKASQKKAAPVKKRPPVASKSKSASEVAKTRLPPAKLDLSLPKDMVQQLKPAGTVSMPKHEAILPQMFGEKNSGFQLNGRLLSNEMQLQLRNEERRDIEGAALDFEFKQ; encoded by the coding sequence ATGAAAGCGATTTTGCCTGCTGTCTGGATTTTGCTTGGTGTGTTGACGATGGGCCATGCGCCCGGTGTCATGGCAGCTGCCGTTCAGGAAAAGCCCGCAACGTCCACTCCGGCAAGCAAATCGGCCGCGAGCAAAAAAGCCGTTGCGGATAAAAAAGCACCGGCTAAGAAAGCCTCACAGAAGAAAGCCGCCCCGGTGAAGAAGCGTCCCCCGGTCGCTTCCAAGTCGAAATCGGCCAGTGAGGTGGCTAAAACCAGACTGCCGCCGGCCAAACTGGATCTGAGCCTGCCCAAAGACATGGTTCAGCAACTCAAACCTGCCGGTACTGTGTCGATGCCCAAACACGAGGCGATCCTGCCGCAGATGTTCGGCGAGAAGAACAGCGGCTTCCAGCTCAACGGCCGCCTGCTCAGCAACGAAATGCAGTTGCAACTGCGCAACGAAGAGCGCCGCGATATTGAAGGCGCTGCGCTGGATTTCGAGTTCAAGCAATAA
- a CDS encoding DUF3309 family protein: protein MDMGTILIIILILLLIGGLPVFPHSRSWGYGPSGIIGVVLVVLLVLLLLGRI from the coding sequence ATCGACATGGGCACAATTCTTATCATTATCCTGATCCTGTTGCTGATCGGTGGTCTGCCGGTCTTCCCGCACTCCAGAAGTTGGGGTTATGGTCCTTCGGGCATTATCGGCGTGGTGTTGGTGGTGCTGTTGGTCTTGCTGTTACTTGGCAGGATATAA
- a CDS encoding LTA synthase family protein: MANPDALNQQRSSTRLLQPTVKSHLAYTLLCALVMMVMFSVLRLALLVYNREMILDTPASTFLEAFANGLRFDLRLVVYVCVPLLLALFSARAMAARGFFRLWLTVASSIALFLGLMEMDFYREFHQRLNGLVFQYVKEDPKTVMSMLWYGFPVVRYLLAWVIGTVILTLAFKGADRATRPRGPFSGGNVGTRQVAPWYTRLAVFVVCLLICVVAARGTLRQGPPLRWGDVYTTESNFANQLGLNGTLSLIAAAKDRMGEDRNNIWKATLPQEQAQKVVREMLVMPDDKLVDADIAAVRRDYTPPADKTLPIKNVVVILMESMAGHSVGALGAPGNITPYLDKLSKEGLLFDRFFSNGTHTHQGMFATMACFPNLPGFEYLMQTPEGSHKLSGLPQLLSARKYDDVYVYNGDFAWDNQSGFFSNQGMTNFVGRNDFVNPVFSDPTWGVSDQDMFDRGLQELKARENGKPFYALLQTLSNHTPYALPTPLPVERVTDRGSLNEHLTAMRYADWALGQFFEKARKEPYFKETLFVIVGDHGFGNERQITEMDLGRFNVPMLMIAPGIQEKFGTRDHTVGTQIDIVPTIMGRLGGEVRHQCWGRDLLNLPAGDTGFGVIKPSGSEQTTAIVTADQILVLPKEKEMAPKIYQYQLGANPSAEIIPDAPRTAELKLKLEAFLQTATKSLMDNTAGVINGKPD, from the coding sequence ATGGCAAACCCGGACGCCCTGAATCAGCAGCGATCTTCCACTCGCCTGCTGCAACCGACCGTCAAATCGCATCTGGCCTACACGCTGCTGTGTGCCCTGGTCATGATGGTGATGTTTTCCGTGCTGCGCCTCGCGCTGCTGGTCTACAACCGCGAGATGATCCTCGATACCCCGGCTTCGACCTTCCTCGAAGCCTTCGCCAACGGCCTGCGTTTCGACCTGCGCCTGGTGGTCTACGTCTGCGTTCCGCTGCTGCTGGCACTGTTCAGTGCGCGGGCGATGGCTGCGCGTGGCTTCTTCCGTCTGTGGCTGACCGTGGCGTCGAGCATCGCGCTGTTCCTCGGCCTGATGGAAATGGATTTCTACCGCGAGTTCCACCAGCGCCTCAACGGCCTGGTGTTCCAGTACGTGAAGGAAGACCCGAAAACCGTGATGAGCATGCTCTGGTACGGTTTCCCGGTAGTGCGTTACCTGCTGGCGTGGGTCATCGGCACCGTGATCCTGACCCTGGCCTTCAAGGGCGCCGACCGTGCGACCCGTCCACGCGGCCCGTTCAGCGGTGGCAACGTCGGCACCCGTCAGGTGGCGCCGTGGTACACCCGCCTGGCAGTGTTCGTGGTCTGCCTGCTGATCTGCGTCGTAGCCGCACGTGGCACCCTGCGTCAGGGCCCGCCGCTGCGTTGGGGGGACGTGTACACCACCGAATCGAACTTCGCCAACCAGTTGGGTCTCAACGGCACGCTGTCGCTGATCGCCGCCGCCAAGGACCGCATGGGCGAGGATCGCAACAACATCTGGAAAGCCACGCTGCCGCAGGAACAGGCGCAGAAAGTGGTGCGCGAGATGCTGGTGATGCCGGACGACAAACTGGTCGATGCCGACATCGCTGCCGTGCGTCGTGACTACACGCCGCCGGCCGACAAGACCCTGCCGATCAAGAACGTTGTCGTGATCCTGATGGAAAGCATGGCCGGTCACTCGGTCGGCGCCCTGGGCGCACCGGGCAACATCACACCTTACCTCGACAAACTGTCGAAGGAAGGCCTGCTGTTCGACCGCTTCTTCTCCAACGGCACCCATACCCACCAGGGCATGTTTGCGACCATGGCGTGCTTCCCGAACCTGCCAGGTTTCGAATACCTGATGCAGACCCCGGAAGGCAGCCACAAGCTGTCCGGTCTGCCGCAGCTGCTCAGCGCGCGCAAGTATGACGACGTGTATGTCTACAACGGCGACTTCGCCTGGGACAACCAGTCGGGCTTCTTCAGCAACCAGGGCATGACCAACTTCGTGGGTCGTAACGACTTCGTCAATCCGGTGTTCTCCGATCCGACCTGGGGCGTGTCCGACCAGGACATGTTCGACCGTGGTCTGCAGGAGCTGAAGGCACGGGAAAACGGCAAGCCGTTCTACGCGCTGCTGCAAACCCTGTCCAACCACACGCCGTACGCCTTGCCGACGCCATTGCCGGTCGAGCGCGTGACTGATCGTGGCAGCCTCAACGAACACCTGACTGCCATGCGTTACGCCGACTGGGCACTGGGTCAGTTCTTCGAGAAGGCGCGTAAAGAGCCGTACTTCAAGGAAACCCTGTTCGTCATCGTCGGTGACCACGGTTTCGGCAACGAACGCCAGATCACCGAAATGGACCTGGGCCGCTTCAACGTGCCGATGCTGATGATCGCCCCGGGCATTCAGGAAAAATTCGGCACCCGTGACCACACCGTGGGTACGCAGATCGACATCGTGCCGACCATCATGGGCCGTCTGGGTGGCGAAGTGCGTCACCAGTGCTGGGGCCGCGACCTGCTCAACCTGCCGGCCGGCGACACCGGTTTCGGTGTGATCAAGCCGTCGGGTAGCGAGCAGACCACTGCCATCGTCACCGCCGACCAGATCCTGGTGCTGCCGAAAGAGAAGGAAATGGCGCCGAAAATCTACCAGTACCAACTGGGCGCGAACCCTTCTGCCGAGATCATTCCGGACGCACCGCGTACCGCCGAACTGAAGCTCAAGCTGGAAGCGTTCTTGCAAACGGCGACCAAGAGCCTGATGGACAACACCGCCGGTGTGATCAACGGCAAGCCGGACTGA
- a CDS encoding YheU family protein, whose amino-acid sequence MLIPYDALEVDTLTRLIEDFVTRDGTDNGDDTPLETRVLRVRQALTKGQALIVFDPESEQCQLMLKHDVPKHLFD is encoded by the coding sequence ATGCTGATTCCCTACGACGCTCTTGAAGTCGACACCCTCACCCGCCTGATCGAGGACTTCGTCACCCGCGACGGCACCGACAACGGTGATGACACACCGCTGGAAACCCGCGTGCTGCGCGTGCGCCAGGCGCTGACCAAAGGCCAGGCGCTGATTGTTTTCGACCCGGAAAGCGAGCAATGCCAGTTGATGCTCAAACACGACGTGCCCAAGCACCTGTTCGACTAG
- a CDS encoding START domain-containing protein: MGSLHRIAVLCGLTAVLATSMAQAEDWKVAKEQDGIKVSLAEVPGSDYKSYQGVALMKTTVAKLRALQEDVAGACAWIHECKTQKLLKHEGDQSWTYTQFNTPWPVTPRDSVLHITTVEGADGSLTRNLEGVPKYLPEEKGFVRVAQVKGFWKFVPKGDQVEVTYQVHTEPGGSVPSVIANKFVVDAPFNTLKSLKERAEK; this comes from the coding sequence ATGGGTTCGCTGCATCGTATCGCTGTGTTGTGTGGTTTGACCGCTGTGCTGGCTACTTCGATGGCTCAGGCCGAAGACTGGAAGGTCGCCAAGGAACAGGACGGGATCAAGGTCTCGCTGGCCGAAGTGCCGGGTTCCGATTACAAGTCCTATCAGGGGGTTGCCCTGATGAAGACCACCGTTGCCAAACTGCGTGCCTTGCAGGAAGACGTGGCCGGAGCCTGCGCCTGGATTCACGAATGCAAAACCCAGAAACTGCTCAAGCACGAGGGCGATCAGAGCTGGACCTATACCCAGTTCAATACGCCGTGGCCAGTGACCCCACGTGATTCGGTGTTGCACATCACCACCGTTGAGGGCGCCGATGGCAGCCTGACCCGCAACCTCGAAGGCGTGCCGAAGTACCTTCCCGAAGAGAAAGGCTTTGTCCGTGTCGCTCAGGTCAAAGGGTTCTGGAAGTTCGTACCCAAAGGTGATCAAGTCGAAGTGACCTATCAGGTGCACACTGAGCCCGGCGGCAGCGTGCCGAGCGTGATCGCCAACAAGTTCGTGGTCGATGCGCCGTTCAATACGCTGAAGTCCCTGAAAGAACGCGCCGAGAAGTAA
- a CDS encoding YnfA family protein, whose product MLNYLWFFLAALFEIAGCFAFFMWLRQGKSALWVIPALLSLTLFALLLTRVEAAYAGRAYAAYGGIYIVASIGWLAVVERVRPLSSDWIGVALCVIGASVILFGPRFSAA is encoded by the coding sequence ATGCTCAATTACCTGTGGTTCTTCCTCGCGGCGCTGTTTGAAATCGCCGGTTGTTTCGCCTTTTTCATGTGGCTGCGTCAGGGCAAAAGTGCCTTGTGGGTGATCCCGGCGCTGCTCAGCCTGACCCTGTTCGCCCTGTTATTGACCCGCGTCGAAGCGGCTTACGCCGGGCGCGCCTATGCCGCGTATGGCGGAATCTACATCGTCGCGTCGATCGGCTGGCTGGCGGTGGTCGAGCGCGTTCGCCCTTTGAGTTCGGACTGGATCGGCGTGGCGCTGTGCGTGATCGGCGCGAGCGTGATTCTGTTCGGTCCGCGCTTTTCCGCTGCGTGA
- the csrA gene encoding carbon storage regulator CsrA: MLVLSRVVGELISIGDDISVRVLSVNGSSVRFGVEAPQKVNVHRSEVYQRIQRKQVTEKVR, from the coding sequence ATGCTTGTACTCAGCCGTGTTGTGGGCGAGTTGATTTCCATCGGTGACGACATTTCCGTGCGCGTACTGTCAGTCAACGGTTCCAGCGTGCGCTTTGGTGTCGAGGCGCCGCAGAAGGTCAATGTGCACCGTTCTGAAGTCTATCAGCGGATCCAGCGCAAACAGGTCACCGAAAAGGTCCGCTAG